A part of Miscanthus floridulus cultivar M001 chromosome 6, ASM1932011v1, whole genome shotgun sequence genomic DNA contains:
- the LOC136456274 gene encoding auxilin-like protein 1 isoform X3 encodes MEDPLATAPAPPPRRHHRERRHRRKASDAAAAALAAASSYDDVFGGPPRFAPPPPAFAAAGTTAPADYAEVFGGVAASCSIPYLDLPPAVASGDGAGAGAGGYGEIFGRFDFGDFAVPYEDMLPGAESLLEEIASPSGSSRSSTRKESAQLDAEPSILYQQVPDAGSGRHFDDEQFHPVSFPPDGEQTFTMSYNKTTRGRPDDLFEMTACIVEPSISYVVDSCNLSNDSEMDYVPEMDSGTHANGVKEKMSPPNVADSSLESADSAYVVDQQQHIPTCPPISENICQDENDNKRSSTDSVPSEEAPSPDYPFLRVSNVSLPAAPIKVQPPLMPPSKLLNKRGSNENGDSDVNRNSVAAAAAMKEAMEFAEARLKAAKELMERKGGSFKFRKRPAHHRSTKSTEIKECNAPEEVHLFEEKLNMRRLAKEGNQSNDIALLDKNMGSGSIKPVHSDHDKQGIILPRKPQEMMQNGSDLEQLGEWTSDADFYELVSNDQKCGTNEDACKGDNGLMTNSLAKLERSENEKSRGFAGESKRFRKLWDCNNTTCLRTEHANQGKDGIDSVEAEQKTPRYPEVTEHVNQGKDGIDSVEAEQKSPRLPEVTPCDERVTYQEPTKENNGLMTNSSTKLDQSEKVKEGGFAGEPKRFRKLWGSNSTTVLRTEHVNLGKYGIAFVEAEEKAPRFPEVPRDERVASQEATDSHLKQCPGVGNFLGHENDAQFEISCMNNLPAGVHADPEISSTFLEPCLSAGHANGNENHSESTAQETPLVGNSNQDVNSKEELQLPCIDGLPCTSARTQILQDHSNVINADEIKEIEAKTPKLEEPSKSYLNFEEERLLSFVDESRLQNKNGRANEVNSESLIHEKMTKFGIEEKADAHEDFQEGDMDQVAGSAEEEGYVTSGSGIANESEYEEAETDIIVGDMKSNVRTCGSFDKDPYQCQESQGSWGPQDLDNRMDRFSDTISHGKDRETKECLLDNVEKTVAEVLNHDSREGQKSMETVVYMKPKDACAEFNVSSDRDGNLFDSADELITDDGSDYAMKMSTMSKNLQASFSEACCSMQHLSQKPESVSAEKADESTPVLENLEVDCREAGREIPTKNCTESEEGQNIGSEIEEREREDNISNVRFMDQQPFYLDSDIRHKAAEDTASETILKSREENLNVQRTKVRNDIKEAEGEVEKEVRLDEEKEKECKMGKVKEQDKERRRRELEEEKEWEMERAKDRLAVQRATREAHERAFAEVRAKAERMALERITSARQRASAEAHEKEEKATAQAALEQASREARMKAERAAVERATAEARERAIEKAKAAADAKERMGKFRSSFKDSFKAPNQDNQQEASFQKATYNKHGKSMDSCVEVVEVESALRHKAKLERHQRTAERAAKALAEKNMQDMLAQREQAEKHRLAEFLDPEVKRWSNGKEGNLRALLSTLQYYACVIQFVGDSLLVQFWTK; translated from the exons atggaggaccCACTTGCCacggcgccagcgccgccgccgcggcggcacCACCGGGAGCGGCGGCACAGGCGGAAGGCGTCGGACGCCGCCGCGGCTGCACTGGCGGCCGCGTCCTCCTACGACGACGTGTTCGGCGGGCCGCCGCGGTtcgcgccgccgcctccggcgTTCGCTGCCGCGGGGACGACCGCGCCGGCGGACTACGCCGAGGTGTTCGGCGGAGTCGCCGCCTCCTGCTCCATCCCCTACCTCGACCTGCCGCCGGCCGTTGCCAGCGgagacggcgccggcgccggcgcgggcgGGTACGGCGAGATCTTCGGCCGGTTCGACTTCGGGGACTTCGCGGTGCCGTACGAGGACATGCTTCCTGGCGCAGAGTCTTTGCTGGAGGAGATCGCGTCGCCGAGCGGGAGCTCAAG ATCATCAACTAGAAAAGAATCTGCCCAATTGGATGCTGAGCCATCTATACTCTATCAACAAGTTCCAGACGCTGGTTCTGGCAGGCACTTTGATGACGAGCAATTTCATCCAGTCTCCTTTCCTCCAGATGGCGAGCAAACGTTCACTATGTCATATAACAAGACCACCAGGGGAAGACCAGATGATCTTTTTGAAATGACCGCTTGCATAGTAGAACCTTCAATTAGCTATGTGGTTGACTCTTGCAATTTGTCAAATGATTCAGAAATGGATTATGTCCCAGAAATGGACAGTGGTACACATGCTAATGGTGTGAAAGAGAAGATGAGCCCACCAAACGTTGCAGATTCCAGCCTGGAGAGTGCTGATAGTGCTTATGTAGTTGATCAGCAGCAGCATATCCCAACATGCCCTCCCATCTCTGAAAATATTTGCCAGGATGAAAATGACAACAAGAGGTCTAGCACCGATTCAGTGCCAAGCGAGGAAGCACCTTCCCCGGATTATCCATTCTTAAGGGTATCCAACGTCAGCCTTCCAGCAGCACCCATCAAAGTACAACCACCACTGATGCCACCATCTAAATTGCTTAATAAAAGGGGAAGCAACGAAAATGGAGATTCTGATGTCAATCGTAACtcagttgctgctgctgctgctatgaagGAAGCAATGGAATTTGCTGAAGCCAGATTAAAAGCTGCAAAAGAATTGATGGAGAGAAAAGGCGGCAGTTTTAAATTCCGTAAGCGACCAGCTCATCACAGAAGCACAAAATCAACTGAAATTAAGGAATGTAATGCACCTGAAGAAGTGCATCTATTTGAAGAAAAGCTGAATATGAGAAGATTGGCAAAAGAGGGAAATCAAAGCAATGATATAGCTTTGCTGGATAAAAACATGGGCAGTGGTTCAATTAAGCCTGTTCATAGTGATCATGACAAACAAGGGATTATATTACCAAGGAAGCCTCAGGAGATGATGCAAAATGGCAGTGATCTAGAACAATTAGGAGAGTGGACATCAGATGCTGATTTTTATGAATTGGTTAGCAATGATCAGAAATGCGGAACTAATGAAGATGCATGCAAAGGAGACAATGGTCTGATGACAAATTCCTTAGCCAAGCTTGAACGGTCTGAGAACGAAAAGTCAAGAGGCTTTGCAGGTGAGTCAAAAAGGTTTAGGAAATTGTGGGATTGTAACAACACAACATGTCTTCGAACTGAACATGCAAATCAGGGAAAAGATGGTATAGATTCTGTGGAGGCTGAACAAAAGACTCCTAGGTATCCAGAAGTTACGGAACATGTAAATCAGGGAAAAGATGGTATAGATTCTGTGGAGGCTGAACAAAAGAGTCCTAGGTTGCCAGAAGTTACTCCTTGTGATGAAAGGGTGACGTATCAAGAGCCCACCAAAGAAAATAATGGTCTGATGACAAATTCTTCCACCAAGCTCGACCAGTCTGAGAAAGTAAAGGAAGGGGGTTTTGCAGGTGAGCCGAAAAGGTTTAGAAAGTTGTGGGGCAGTAACAGTACAACAGTTCTGAGAACAGAACATGTAAATCTGGGAAAATACGGTATAGCTTTCGTGGAGGCTGAAGAAAAGGCACCTAGGTTTCCAGAAGTTCCTCGTGATGAAAGGGTGGCATCCCAAGAGGCAACCGATTCCCATTTAAAACAATGTCCAGGGGTGGGGAATTTTCTAGGCCACGAAAATGATGCGCAATTTGAGATTTCATGCATGAATAATTTACCCGCAGGGGTCCATGCTGACCCAGAAATCTCCAGTACATTTTTGGAACCTTGTTTATCTGCAGGTCATGCCAATGGTAATGAAAATCATTCTGAAAGCACAGCTCAGGAAACTCCATTGGTAGGAAACTCTAACCAAGATGTCAACAGTAAAGAGGAACTTCAGCTTCCATGCATTGATGGGTTGCCTTGTACTTCAGCAAGGACTCAGATTTTACAGGACCATTCTAATGTTATTAATGCTGATGAGATCAAGGAAATTGAAGCGAAAACACCAAAATTAGAAGAGCCTTCCAAATCTTATTTGAATTTTGAGGAAGAAAGGCTACTCAGTTTTGTTGATGAATCACGCCTACAGAACAAAAATGGAAGAGCAAATGAAGTAAATTCAGAATCACTCATCCATGAAAAAATGACAAAATTCGGGATTGAGGAGAAAGCTGATGCACATGAAGATTTTCAAGAGGGAGATATGGATCAGGTTGCTGGATCTGCTGAAGAGGAAGGTTATGTTACTTCAGGAAGTGGTATTGCTAATGAAAGTGAATATGAAGAAGCAGAAACTGATATAATTGTAGGAGACATGAAATCAAATGTGAGAACATGTGGTAGTTTTGACAAAGATCCATATCAGTGCCAAGAATCACAAGGGTCATGGGGACCCCAAGATTTGGATAACAGAATGGACAGATTCAGTGATACAATATCCCATGGAAAGGATAGAGAGACTAAAGAATGCTTGCTGGACAATGTTGAAAAGACAGTGGCAGAAGTACTAAACCATGACAGTAGGGAAGGGCAGAAATCCATGGAAACTGTTGTCTACATGAAGCCCAAAGATGCATGTGCAGAATTTAATGTAAGTAGTGACAGAGATGGTAATCTATTTGATTCTGCTGATGAACTTATCACTGATGATGGCAGTGATTATGCCATGAAGATGAGCACAATGTCAAAAAATCTGCAGGCTTCTTTTTCAGAAGCATGCTGTAGCATGCAGCACCTTTCCCAAAAACCTGAGTCTGTTTCTGCTGAGAAGGCTGATGAAAGCACTCCTGTTCTTGAAAATCTTGAAGTGGATTGCAGAGAAGCAGGTAGAGAAATTCCAACCAAAAATTGTACAGAGTCAGAAGAAGGGCAAAATATTGGAAGCGAAAtagaagaaagagagagagaagacaATATATCAAATGTAAGGTTCATGGATCAGCAACCTTTTTACTTGGACAGTGACATTAGACATAAGGCTGCAGAAGACACTGCATCAGAAACTATTCTAAAATCAAGAGAAGAGAATCTTAATGTTCAGAGAACTAAAGTGAGGAATGACATAAAAGAGGCTGAAGGAGAAGTCGAGAAGGAGGTAAGACTTGAtgaagagaaagaaaaagaatgCAAAATGGGAAAAGTGAAGGAACAAGATAAAGAGAGACGGAGAAGAGAGttggaagaagagaaggaatgGGAAATGGAGCGAGCAAAAGATAGACTTGCTGTTCAGAGAGCTACAAGAGAAGCACATGAGAGGGCATTTGCAGAGGTTCGTGCTAAGGCTGAAAGAATGGCGTTAGAAAGGATCACCTCAGCACGTCAAAGAGCATCTGCAGAAGCTCATgagaaagaagagaaggcaactGCTCAAGCAGCTCTGGAGCAGGCTTCGAGAGAAGCTAGAATGAAAGCAGAACGTGCAGCAGTTGAGAGAGCAACTGCTGAAGCTCGGGAGAGGGCAATTGAAAAGGCAAAAGCTGCTGCAGATGCAAAGGAGCGAATGGGGAAGTTCAGGTCCTCTTTTAAGGATAGTTTTAAGGCACCTAATCAG GATAATCAACAGGAGGCATCGTTTCAGAAGGCAACTTATAATAAGCATGGAAAAAGCATGGATTCTTGTGTCGAAG TAGTTGAGGTTGAGTCAGCTCTACGACATAAAGCAAAATTGGAAAGGCACCAACGCACAGCTGAGCGAGCG GCGAAAGCCCTTGCTGAAAAGAACATGCAGGACATGCTGGCGCAGAGGGAGCAGGCTGAGAAACAT AGACTGGCTGAATTTCTTGATCCTGAAGTCAAGAGATGGTCAAATGGAAAAGAAGGAAATCTGCGAGCATTGCTGTCCACATTGCAATAT TATGCATGCGTAATCCAATTCGTTGGAGATTCACTCTTGGTACAGTTTTGGACGAAATAA